One Tolypothrix bouteillei VB521301 DNA window includes the following coding sequences:
- a CDS encoding catalase family protein, whose translation MSISNISAAEQTEMVDAVLATSFQAQQQTGPDRRQIHAKSHGLVWGEFIIEPNLPEALRVGLFKTPQTYPAWIRFSSGGSPEKRGKFRSDRDPDGRGFAIKVLNVAGNKVLSDEENTQDFTLNNWPTFFVNDIQGYSDLFHAGSGELPPERMQELQLSYGIIQRLGSQKVGNPLLIQYWSMAAFRFGDRVVKMTVKPQQPEISPETLPESENYLREAIVEYLTEKGKDAYFDFMIQFYVDDDKTPIEQLTQEWKEEDSPFIKVATVRIPAQKFNFDERQRLDEGMFFTPWHTLSEHEPVGSLNVARKKIYEELANYRRENIAKRLREPQPHTDVRDEPAN comes from the coding sequence GTGAGCATTTCAAATATATCTGCTGCCGAACAAACAGAAATGGTCGATGCAGTTTTAGCAACCAGTTTTCAAGCACAACAACAAACTGGTCCCGACCGACGACAAATACATGCAAAAAGTCATGGCTTAGTATGGGGTGAATTCATTATTGAGCCAAATTTACCGGAAGCATTACGTGTAGGGCTATTTAAAACACCTCAAACTTATCCTGCATGGATTCGGTTTTCTAGTGGGGGTTCGCCTGAAAAACGAGGAAAATTTCGTTCCGATCGCGACCCCGATGGACGCGGTTTTGCTATCAAAGTTCTGAATGTTGCTGGTAACAAAGTTTTGAGTGATGAAGAAAATACCCAAGACTTTACACTCAATAACTGGCCTACGTTCTTTGTCAATGATATTCAGGGTTATTCAGATCTTTTTCATGCTGGTAGCGGAGAACTGCCACCGGAAAGGATGCAAGAATTACAATTATCTTATGGTATTATACAACGACTTGGTAGCCAAAAAGTTGGCAATCCCCTGTTAATTCAATATTGGAGTATGGCAGCATTTCGGTTTGGCGATCGCGTTGTCAAAATGACGGTGAAACCCCAGCAACCCGAAATTTCACCAGAGACATTGCCAGAGTCAGAAAATTACCTGCGGGAAGCAATAGTTGAATATTTGACTGAAAAAGGAAAAGATGCTTATTTCGACTTTATGATTCAGTTCTATGTGGATGATGACAAGACACCCATCGAACAGCTAACGCAGGAATGGAAAGAAGAAGATTCACCATTTATTAAAGTCGCAACAGTACGAATTCCCGCACAGAAATTTAATTTTGATGAACGCCAACGTCTTGATGAAGGTATGTTTTTTACACCTTGGCATACTTTAAGCGAACATGAGCCCGTAGGAAGCTTGAATGTAGCCCGTAAAAAAATCTACGAAGAACTGGCAAACTATCGTCGAGAAAATATTGCCAAACGCCTGCGGGAACCTCAGCCCCATACAGATGTTCGAGATGAACCAGCTAATTAA
- a CDS encoding PadR family transcriptional regulator encodes MFRQFHPRFPVPVHAGVEFGNEFFMSARHGHRGSSSSDWGNEPRTRRGDIKFMLLGLLSERAQHGYELIKELETRRGGFRRLSPGSVYPTLQMLEEGGYLTSEQVDGKRVYTITESGRRLLSDRKEQADSRNAHDSFMESKPSELVELRRTLTELNDAVTHIARNGNLEQANRVRDLLVQVKREIYKFLAES; translated from the coding sequence ATGTTCAGACAATTTCATCCACGTTTTCCCGTACCAGTCCATGCAGGAGTTGAATTTGGCAATGAATTTTTCATGAGTGCGCGACACGGACACAGAGGTTCGTCTAGTAGTGATTGGGGAAATGAGCCTCGCACCCGTCGCGGTGACATCAAATTTATGCTGCTTGGGCTTCTGTCTGAGCGTGCCCAGCATGGTTATGAATTGATTAAAGAGCTAGAAACCCGTCGGGGAGGCTTTCGCCGTCTCAGTCCTGGCTCTGTCTATCCAACGCTTCAGATGTTGGAAGAAGGCGGTTATTTGACTAGCGAGCAAGTCGATGGTAAACGTGTCTACACAATCACCGAGAGTGGTAGACGATTGTTGAGCGATCGCAAAGAGCAGGCTGATTCAAGAAACGCTCATGACAGTTTTATGGAAAGCAAGCCTTCTGAATTAGTTGAGTTGCGGCGTACTTTAACAGAGTTGAATGATGCTGTGACACACATTGCACGCAATGGCAATTTAGAGCAAGCCAATCGAGTACGCGATCTGCTTGTTCAGGTAAAGCGTGAGATCTACAAGTTTCTTGCAGAGTCATAA
- a CDS encoding MarR family winged helix-turn-helix transcriptional regulator encodes MTIDWAKVSRFTMPSESAGYLLWQVTHLWQRRVDAVLAELDITHLQFVVLVGIGWLTSKDDLLTQVQLAEFCKIDVMQISQVARRLEVKGLVTRSPHPTDTRAKMLMLTNSGQTILEQALPLIEHLDAEFFSCCNHAVLLAELKNLHLNCV; translated from the coding sequence ATGACTATTGACTGGGCAAAAGTTTCACGTTTTACCATGCCATCAGAAAGCGCAGGGTATCTGCTTTGGCAAGTCACCCATTTGTGGCAACGTCGAGTTGATGCAGTTCTGGCAGAACTTGACATCACTCATCTACAGTTTGTTGTGTTAGTTGGGATTGGTTGGCTCACAAGTAAAGATGATTTGCTGACTCAGGTGCAACTGGCAGAATTCTGTAAAATTGATGTGATGCAAATTTCTCAAGTGGCGCGAAGATTGGAAGTTAAAGGGTTGGTAACACGCTCTCCTCATCCGACAGATACACGAGCAAAGATGCTAATGCTAACAAATTCTGGCCAAACAATCCTCGAACAAGCACTGCCACTAATTGAGCATTTGGATGCAGAGTTTTTTAGTTGTTGCAATCATGCTGTCTTACTAGCTGAACTCAAAAATCTGCACCTTAACTGTGTCTAA
- a CDS encoding EVE domain-containing protein produces the protein MNKTRYWIGVGSKDRVIKGVEGGFCQLCHGKANPLKRLAVGDWIIYYSPHSEMGSTDVVQAFTAIGQILEQEPYLCDMGNGFVPYRRDVRFIAAEEALIRPLLDDLSFTKNKKSWGYIFRLGLFEICLTDFRRIATAMNASGCTL, from the coding sequence ATGAATAAAACTCGGTACTGGATTGGTGTGGGCTCAAAAGATCGCGTTATTAAGGGTGTAGAAGGAGGCTTTTGTCAACTTTGTCATGGCAAAGCCAATCCGCTTAAGCGACTTGCTGTTGGTGATTGGATTATTTACTATTCTCCTCATAGTGAAATGGGAAGCACAGATGTGGTACAAGCGTTTACGGCAATCGGGCAGATTCTGGAACAAGAGCCGTATCTTTGTGACATGGGCAATGGTTTTGTTCCTTATCGCCGTGATGTGAGATTCATAGCAGCAGAGGAAGCATTGATTCGACCATTGCTCGATGATCTGTCTTTCACTAAAAACAAGAAATCTTGGGGATATATCTTTCGATTGGGGTTGTTTGAAATCTGCCTCACAGATTTTCGGCGAATTGCAACAGCGATGAATGCTTCCGGTTGTACTCTATGA